One window of the Prionailurus bengalensis isolate Pbe53 chromosome E1, Fcat_Pben_1.1_paternal_pri, whole genome shotgun sequence genome contains the following:
- the SPATA20 gene encoding spermatogenesis-associated protein 20 isoform X1 gives MLGARTWLGRGLLLPCARAGLAASPRGSSSRDKDRSVTVSSSGPMPAGGKGSRTNCSPSTPQKVPNRLINEKSPYLLQHAYNPVDWYPWGQEAFDKARKENKPIFLSVGYSTCHWCHMMEEESFQNEEIGRLLSEDFVSVKVDREERPDVDKVYMTFVQATSSGGGWPMNVWLTPNLQPFVGGTYFPLDDGLTRVGFRTVLLRIREQWKQNKNTLLENSQRVTAALLARSEISMGDRQLPPSGTTMNSRCFQQLDEGYDEEYGGFAEAPKFPTPVILSFLFSYWLSHRLTQDGSRAQQMALHTLKMMANGGIRDHVGQGFHRYSTDRQWHIPHFEKMLYDQAQLAVAYSQAFQISGDEFYSDVARGILQYVARNLSHRSGGFCSAEDADSPPERGMQPKEGAFYVWTVKEVQQLLSEPVPGATEPLTSGQLLMKHYGLTEAGNISPSQDPKGELHGRNVLTVRYSLELTAARFGLDVEAVRTLLNTGLEKLFQARKHRPRPHLDSKMLASWNGLMVSGFAVTGAVLGLERLINYATNGAKFLKRHMFDVASGRLMRTCYAGSGGTVEHSNPPCWGFLEDYAFVVRGLLDLYEASQESSWLEWALRLQDAQDRLFWDSQGGGYFCSEAELGAGLPLRLKDDQDGAEPSANSVSAHNLLRLHGFTGHKDWMDKCVSLLTAFSERLRRVPVALPEMVRALSAHQQTLKQIVICGDPQAKDTKALLQCVHSIYIPNKVLILANGDPSSFLSRQLPFLSTLRRLEDRATAYVCENQACSVPITEPCELRKLLHQ, from the exons ATGCTGGGCGCTCGGACCTGGCTGGGCCGCGGCCTCCTGCTGCCCTGCGCCCGGGCGGGCCTCGCCGCGAGCCCCAG GGGTAGCTCCTCCCGGGACAAGGACCGAAGTGTGACGGTCAGCAGTTCAGGGCCCATGCCCgctggagggaagggaagccGGACCAACTGCTCCCCATCCACACCCCAGAAGGTCCCCAACCGCCTGATCAATGAGAAGTCACCGTACCTCCTGCAGCATGCCTACAACCCTGTGGACTG GTACCCCTGGGGACAGGAAGCCTTCGACAAggccaggaaagaaaacaagccaATTTTCCTTTCAG TGGGGTACTCCACCTGCCACTGGTGCCACATGATGGAGGAGGAGTCCTTCCAGAATGAGGAGATCGGCCGCCTGCTCAGTGAGGACTTTGTCAGCGTGAAAGTGGACCGGGAGGAGCGGCCAGATGTGGACAAGGTGTATATGACCTTCGTACAA GCCACCAGCAGTGGTGGGGGCTGGCCCATGAACGTGTGGTTGACTCCCAATCTCCAGCCCTTTGTGGGGGGCACCTACTTTCCCCTTGATGATGGCTTGACCCGAGTTGGCTTCCGCACGGTGTTGCTGAGGATACGGGAGCAG TGGAAACAGAACAAGAACACCCTGCTAGAGAACAGCCAACGTGTCACCGCAGCCCTACTGGCCCGCTCAGAGATCAGCATGGGTGACCGCCAGCTGCCGCCCTCCGGCACCACCATGAACAGCCGCTGCTTCCAGCAGCTGGACGAGGGCTATGACGAGGAGTACGGGGGCTTCGCCGAGGCCCCCAAGTTCCCCACCCCGG TGATCCTGAGCTTCCTGTTCTCCTACTGGCTCAGCCATCGACTCACCCAGGATGGCTCTCGGGCCCAGCAGATGGCCTTGCACACCCTGAAGATGATGGCTAACGGGGGCATCCGAGACCACGTGGGACAG GGCTTCCACCGCTACTCCACGGACCGCCAGTGGCACATCCCCCACTTCGAGAAGATGCTGTACGACCAGGCGCAGCTCGCGGTGGCCTATTCACAGGCCTTCCAG ATCTCTGGTGACGAGTTCTACTCCGATGTTGCCAGAGGCATCTTGCAGTACGTGGCTCGGAACCTGAGTCATCGG TCTGGAGGCTTCTGCAGCGCAGAGGACGCAGACTCGCCCCCAGAGCGGGGCATGCAGCCCAAAGAGGGTGCCTTCTACGTGTGGACGGTCAAAGAGGTCCAGCAGCTACTTTCTGAGCCTGTGCCGGGTGCCACGGAGCCCCTGACCTCGGGCCAGCTCCTCATGAAGCATTACGGGCTCACGGAGGCGGGCAACATCAGCCCCAGTCAG GACCCCAAGGGGGAGCTGCACGGCCGGAATGTGCTGACTGTCCGCTATTCGCTGGAACTGACCGCTGCCCGCTTCGGCCTGGACGTGGAGGCCGTGCGGACCTTGCTCAATACGGGGCTGGAGAAGCTCTTCCAGGCCCGGAAACATCGGCCGAGGCCGCACCTGGACAGCAAGATGCTGGCTTCCTGGAACG GACTGATGGTGTCTGGGTTCGCTGTGACTGGGGCTGTCCTGGGCCTGGAGAGGCTGATCAACTATGCCACCAATGGTGCCAAGTTCCTGAAGCGGCATATGTTTGACGTGGCCAGCGGCCGCCTCATGCGGACATGCTATGCAGGCTCCGGGGGAACCGTGGAGCACAG caacccaCCCTgctggggcttcctggaggacTATGCCTTCGTAGTGCGGGGCCTACTGGACCTGTACGAGGCCTCGCAGGAGAGCTCGTGGCTCGAGTGGGCTCTGAGGCTGCAAGATGCCCAGGACAGGCTCTTCTGGGACTCCCAAGGTGGTGGCTACTTCTGCAGCGAGGCCGAGCTGGGGGCTGGTCTGCCCCTGCGTCTGAAGGACG ACCAGGATGGCGCGGAGCCCAGTGCCAACTCCGTCTCAGCCCACAACCTGCTTCGGCTGCACGGCTTTACGGGCCACAAAGACTGGATGGACAAGTGCGTGAGCCTGTTGACCGCCTTCTCTGAGCGCCTGCGCCGTGTGCCCGTGGCCTTGCCCGAGATGGTCCGTGCCCTCTCAGCCCATCAGCAGACCCtcaagcag ATCGTGATCTGTGGAGACCCCCAGGCCAAGGACACCAAGGCTCTGTTGCAGTGTGTCCACTCCATCTACATTCCTAACAAG GTGCTGATCTTGGCCAACGGGGACCCCTCCAGCTTCCTGTCCCGTCAGCTGCCCTTCCTGAGTACCCTGCGACGGCTCGAAGACCGGGCCACGGCCTACGTGTGTGAGAATCAAGCCTGCTCAGTGCCCATCACGGAGCCCTGTGAGTTACGAAAACTGCTACATCAGTGA
- the SPATA20 gene encoding spermatogenesis-associated protein 20 isoform X2 produces MSHLSSPPPKHKGEHKGHGLPRGSERGSSSRDKDRSVTVSSSGPMPAGGKGSRTNCSPSTPQKVPNRLINEKSPYLLQHAYNPVDWYPWGQEAFDKARKENKPIFLSVGYSTCHWCHMMEEESFQNEEIGRLLSEDFVSVKVDREERPDVDKVYMTFVQATSSGGGWPMNVWLTPNLQPFVGGTYFPLDDGLTRVGFRTVLLRIREQWKQNKNTLLENSQRVTAALLARSEISMGDRQLPPSGTTMNSRCFQQLDEGYDEEYGGFAEAPKFPTPVILSFLFSYWLSHRLTQDGSRAQQMALHTLKMMANGGIRDHVGQGFHRYSTDRQWHIPHFEKMLYDQAQLAVAYSQAFQISGDEFYSDVARGILQYVARNLSHRSGGFCSAEDADSPPERGMQPKEGAFYVWTVKEVQQLLSEPVPGATEPLTSGQLLMKHYGLTEAGNISPSQDPKGELHGRNVLTVRYSLELTAARFGLDVEAVRTLLNTGLEKLFQARKHRPRPHLDSKMLASWNGLMVSGFAVTGAVLGLERLINYATNGAKFLKRHMFDVASGRLMRTCYAGSGGTVEHSNPPCWGFLEDYAFVVRGLLDLYEASQESSWLEWALRLQDAQDRLFWDSQGGGYFCSEAELGAGLPLRLKDDQDGAEPSANSVSAHNLLRLHGFTGHKDWMDKCVSLLTAFSERLRRVPVALPEMVRALSAHQQTLKQIVICGDPQAKDTKALLQCVHSIYIPNKVLILANGDPSSFLSRQLPFLSTLRRLEDRATAYVCENQACSVPITEPCELRKLLHQ; encoded by the exons ATGAGCCACCTTTCTTCACCCCCCCCAAAACACAAGGGGGAGCACAAAGGCCACGGTCTCCCCCGTGGTTCAGAAAG GGGTAGCTCCTCCCGGGACAAGGACCGAAGTGTGACGGTCAGCAGTTCAGGGCCCATGCCCgctggagggaagggaagccGGACCAACTGCTCCCCATCCACACCCCAGAAGGTCCCCAACCGCCTGATCAATGAGAAGTCACCGTACCTCCTGCAGCATGCCTACAACCCTGTGGACTG GTACCCCTGGGGACAGGAAGCCTTCGACAAggccaggaaagaaaacaagccaATTTTCCTTTCAG TGGGGTACTCCACCTGCCACTGGTGCCACATGATGGAGGAGGAGTCCTTCCAGAATGAGGAGATCGGCCGCCTGCTCAGTGAGGACTTTGTCAGCGTGAAAGTGGACCGGGAGGAGCGGCCAGATGTGGACAAGGTGTATATGACCTTCGTACAA GCCACCAGCAGTGGTGGGGGCTGGCCCATGAACGTGTGGTTGACTCCCAATCTCCAGCCCTTTGTGGGGGGCACCTACTTTCCCCTTGATGATGGCTTGACCCGAGTTGGCTTCCGCACGGTGTTGCTGAGGATACGGGAGCAG TGGAAACAGAACAAGAACACCCTGCTAGAGAACAGCCAACGTGTCACCGCAGCCCTACTGGCCCGCTCAGAGATCAGCATGGGTGACCGCCAGCTGCCGCCCTCCGGCACCACCATGAACAGCCGCTGCTTCCAGCAGCTGGACGAGGGCTATGACGAGGAGTACGGGGGCTTCGCCGAGGCCCCCAAGTTCCCCACCCCGG TGATCCTGAGCTTCCTGTTCTCCTACTGGCTCAGCCATCGACTCACCCAGGATGGCTCTCGGGCCCAGCAGATGGCCTTGCACACCCTGAAGATGATGGCTAACGGGGGCATCCGAGACCACGTGGGACAG GGCTTCCACCGCTACTCCACGGACCGCCAGTGGCACATCCCCCACTTCGAGAAGATGCTGTACGACCAGGCGCAGCTCGCGGTGGCCTATTCACAGGCCTTCCAG ATCTCTGGTGACGAGTTCTACTCCGATGTTGCCAGAGGCATCTTGCAGTACGTGGCTCGGAACCTGAGTCATCGG TCTGGAGGCTTCTGCAGCGCAGAGGACGCAGACTCGCCCCCAGAGCGGGGCATGCAGCCCAAAGAGGGTGCCTTCTACGTGTGGACGGTCAAAGAGGTCCAGCAGCTACTTTCTGAGCCTGTGCCGGGTGCCACGGAGCCCCTGACCTCGGGCCAGCTCCTCATGAAGCATTACGGGCTCACGGAGGCGGGCAACATCAGCCCCAGTCAG GACCCCAAGGGGGAGCTGCACGGCCGGAATGTGCTGACTGTCCGCTATTCGCTGGAACTGACCGCTGCCCGCTTCGGCCTGGACGTGGAGGCCGTGCGGACCTTGCTCAATACGGGGCTGGAGAAGCTCTTCCAGGCCCGGAAACATCGGCCGAGGCCGCACCTGGACAGCAAGATGCTGGCTTCCTGGAACG GACTGATGGTGTCTGGGTTCGCTGTGACTGGGGCTGTCCTGGGCCTGGAGAGGCTGATCAACTATGCCACCAATGGTGCCAAGTTCCTGAAGCGGCATATGTTTGACGTGGCCAGCGGCCGCCTCATGCGGACATGCTATGCAGGCTCCGGGGGAACCGTGGAGCACAG caacccaCCCTgctggggcttcctggaggacTATGCCTTCGTAGTGCGGGGCCTACTGGACCTGTACGAGGCCTCGCAGGAGAGCTCGTGGCTCGAGTGGGCTCTGAGGCTGCAAGATGCCCAGGACAGGCTCTTCTGGGACTCCCAAGGTGGTGGCTACTTCTGCAGCGAGGCCGAGCTGGGGGCTGGTCTGCCCCTGCGTCTGAAGGACG ACCAGGATGGCGCGGAGCCCAGTGCCAACTCCGTCTCAGCCCACAACCTGCTTCGGCTGCACGGCTTTACGGGCCACAAAGACTGGATGGACAAGTGCGTGAGCCTGTTGACCGCCTTCTCTGAGCGCCTGCGCCGTGTGCCCGTGGCCTTGCCCGAGATGGTCCGTGCCCTCTCAGCCCATCAGCAGACCCtcaagcag ATCGTGATCTGTGGAGACCCCCAGGCCAAGGACACCAAGGCTCTGTTGCAGTGTGTCCACTCCATCTACATTCCTAACAAG GTGCTGATCTTGGCCAACGGGGACCCCTCCAGCTTCCTGTCCCGTCAGCTGCCCTTCCTGAGTACCCTGCGACGGCTCGAAGACCGGGCCACGGCCTACGTGTGTGAGAATCAAGCCTGCTCAGTGCCCATCACGGAGCCCTGTGAGTTACGAAAACTGCTACATCAGTGA
- the SPATA20 gene encoding spermatogenesis-associated protein 20 isoform X3 has translation MPAGGKGSRTNCSPSTPQKVPNRLINEKSPYLLQHAYNPVDWYPWGQEAFDKARKENKPIFLSVGYSTCHWCHMMEEESFQNEEIGRLLSEDFVSVKVDREERPDVDKVYMTFVQATSSGGGWPMNVWLTPNLQPFVGGTYFPLDDGLTRVGFRTVLLRIREQWKQNKNTLLENSQRVTAALLARSEISMGDRQLPPSGTTMNSRCFQQLDEGYDEEYGGFAEAPKFPTPVILSFLFSYWLSHRLTQDGSRAQQMALHTLKMMANGGIRDHVGQGFHRYSTDRQWHIPHFEKMLYDQAQLAVAYSQAFQISGDEFYSDVARGILQYVARNLSHRSGGFCSAEDADSPPERGMQPKEGAFYVWTVKEVQQLLSEPVPGATEPLTSGQLLMKHYGLTEAGNISPSQDPKGELHGRNVLTVRYSLELTAARFGLDVEAVRTLLNTGLEKLFQARKHRPRPHLDSKMLASWNGLMVSGFAVTGAVLGLERLINYATNGAKFLKRHMFDVASGRLMRTCYAGSGGTVEHSNPPCWGFLEDYAFVVRGLLDLYEASQESSWLEWALRLQDAQDRLFWDSQGGGYFCSEAELGAGLPLRLKDDQDGAEPSANSVSAHNLLRLHGFTGHKDWMDKCVSLLTAFSERLRRVPVALPEMVRALSAHQQTLKQIVICGDPQAKDTKALLQCVHSIYIPNKVLILANGDPSSFLSRQLPFLSTLRRLEDRATAYVCENQACSVPITEPCELRKLLHQ, from the exons ATGCCCgctggagggaagggaagccGGACCAACTGCTCCCCATCCACACCCCAGAAGGTCCCCAACCGCCTGATCAATGAGAAGTCACCGTACCTCCTGCAGCATGCCTACAACCCTGTGGACTG GTACCCCTGGGGACAGGAAGCCTTCGACAAggccaggaaagaaaacaagccaATTTTCCTTTCAG TGGGGTACTCCACCTGCCACTGGTGCCACATGATGGAGGAGGAGTCCTTCCAGAATGAGGAGATCGGCCGCCTGCTCAGTGAGGACTTTGTCAGCGTGAAAGTGGACCGGGAGGAGCGGCCAGATGTGGACAAGGTGTATATGACCTTCGTACAA GCCACCAGCAGTGGTGGGGGCTGGCCCATGAACGTGTGGTTGACTCCCAATCTCCAGCCCTTTGTGGGGGGCACCTACTTTCCCCTTGATGATGGCTTGACCCGAGTTGGCTTCCGCACGGTGTTGCTGAGGATACGGGAGCAG TGGAAACAGAACAAGAACACCCTGCTAGAGAACAGCCAACGTGTCACCGCAGCCCTACTGGCCCGCTCAGAGATCAGCATGGGTGACCGCCAGCTGCCGCCCTCCGGCACCACCATGAACAGCCGCTGCTTCCAGCAGCTGGACGAGGGCTATGACGAGGAGTACGGGGGCTTCGCCGAGGCCCCCAAGTTCCCCACCCCGG TGATCCTGAGCTTCCTGTTCTCCTACTGGCTCAGCCATCGACTCACCCAGGATGGCTCTCGGGCCCAGCAGATGGCCTTGCACACCCTGAAGATGATGGCTAACGGGGGCATCCGAGACCACGTGGGACAG GGCTTCCACCGCTACTCCACGGACCGCCAGTGGCACATCCCCCACTTCGAGAAGATGCTGTACGACCAGGCGCAGCTCGCGGTGGCCTATTCACAGGCCTTCCAG ATCTCTGGTGACGAGTTCTACTCCGATGTTGCCAGAGGCATCTTGCAGTACGTGGCTCGGAACCTGAGTCATCGG TCTGGAGGCTTCTGCAGCGCAGAGGACGCAGACTCGCCCCCAGAGCGGGGCATGCAGCCCAAAGAGGGTGCCTTCTACGTGTGGACGGTCAAAGAGGTCCAGCAGCTACTTTCTGAGCCTGTGCCGGGTGCCACGGAGCCCCTGACCTCGGGCCAGCTCCTCATGAAGCATTACGGGCTCACGGAGGCGGGCAACATCAGCCCCAGTCAG GACCCCAAGGGGGAGCTGCACGGCCGGAATGTGCTGACTGTCCGCTATTCGCTGGAACTGACCGCTGCCCGCTTCGGCCTGGACGTGGAGGCCGTGCGGACCTTGCTCAATACGGGGCTGGAGAAGCTCTTCCAGGCCCGGAAACATCGGCCGAGGCCGCACCTGGACAGCAAGATGCTGGCTTCCTGGAACG GACTGATGGTGTCTGGGTTCGCTGTGACTGGGGCTGTCCTGGGCCTGGAGAGGCTGATCAACTATGCCACCAATGGTGCCAAGTTCCTGAAGCGGCATATGTTTGACGTGGCCAGCGGCCGCCTCATGCGGACATGCTATGCAGGCTCCGGGGGAACCGTGGAGCACAG caacccaCCCTgctggggcttcctggaggacTATGCCTTCGTAGTGCGGGGCCTACTGGACCTGTACGAGGCCTCGCAGGAGAGCTCGTGGCTCGAGTGGGCTCTGAGGCTGCAAGATGCCCAGGACAGGCTCTTCTGGGACTCCCAAGGTGGTGGCTACTTCTGCAGCGAGGCCGAGCTGGGGGCTGGTCTGCCCCTGCGTCTGAAGGACG ACCAGGATGGCGCGGAGCCCAGTGCCAACTCCGTCTCAGCCCACAACCTGCTTCGGCTGCACGGCTTTACGGGCCACAAAGACTGGATGGACAAGTGCGTGAGCCTGTTGACCGCCTTCTCTGAGCGCCTGCGCCGTGTGCCCGTGGCCTTGCCCGAGATGGTCCGTGCCCTCTCAGCCCATCAGCAGACCCtcaagcag ATCGTGATCTGTGGAGACCCCCAGGCCAAGGACACCAAGGCTCTGTTGCAGTGTGTCCACTCCATCTACATTCCTAACAAG GTGCTGATCTTGGCCAACGGGGACCCCTCCAGCTTCCTGTCCCGTCAGCTGCCCTTCCTGAGTACCCTGCGACGGCTCGAAGACCGGGCCACGGCCTACGTGTGTGAGAATCAAGCCTGCTCAGTGCCCATCACGGAGCCCTGTGAGTTACGAAAACTGCTACATCAGTGA